A segment of the Sanyastnella coralliicola genome:
CATCTTTTCGAGCTTGGTGCAAACTATCTGACCTTCTCGGACTCGGAGAGCGCCTTTGCGTTAAATCCATTGATTATAAGATCATCAACACCACGATGCTCGGGAAATTTACAGCGCATATTATGGTGTCGTTGATTGGTGGATTTATTACTGCCTTCCCTTATGTTTTCTGGGAGTTCTGGCGATTCATCAAACCGGGATTACGCCAAACAGAGTCATCAGCAGTTCGTGGAGTTGTGTTCTACACAGCCCTCCTGTTTTTCAGCGGTGTACTCTTCGGATACTATGGAATTGTCCCTCTTTCGCTCCAATTCCTCGGAAACTACAAGCTTGCTGATGTAGAATCTACGATCACCATCATGTCGTACATGAAGCTGGTGGCATCAATCACCCTGGCTACCGGAATCATCTTCCAGTTGCCGATTGCTGTGTACTTCCTATCGAAGGCTGGAATTGTGACACCGGAACTATTGAAGAAGTTCCGCAGGCACGCGCTGGTAGCGGTACTTGTGCTTTCAGCTATTATCACACCTCCTGACCTCACAAGCCAAATCCTGGTAGCGATGCCAGTCTTGGTGCTCTACGAGTTGAGTATTGTGATTTCTCGTCGGGTTTGGAAAAAGGCCCGCGAACGCGATCAGGAATTCGCGTAGCAATTTGACTTTTACGGCATTTAACACACCGATTTCGTTGGTAAGTGCGTTCTTTACTTGTGAACCAAAGCAAGGGAATCTCGTACATTCGTTATAAGACGAGGTTACTAGCCTAATGAACCACTTGCGGAACACATACCGCCCGTTACTCCTATTGCCATTACTTTGTTTGTTGGCCCTGTCTTCGTTCGCCCAAAAAACGGTGGTTTCAGGTAAGGTTACTGACGCTGAAACAGGAGAAGCCCTTCCCTATGTGAATATCAGCTTCGTAGGTACCAAAAGTGGTACGATTACCGACTTCAACGGGAATTATTTCCTAGAAACATATTACGCCAGTGATAGCATCCGCGCTAGCTTTATTGGATATAAGCCAAGCACAAAAGCGGTCAAGCTTGACCAAACCCAAGTCATCAACTTCGAACTAAGTGTTTCAAGTATCGCCCTTGAAGTGGCTGAGGTTACTGCAGGAGACGAAGAGAATCCGGCACACCCCATCATTCGTGCCGTTCAGAAGAATCGAAAGATCAATAACCGAGAGAAACTTGAGGCTTACGAGTACGAGCTCTACAACAAAGTAGAATTCGACCTCAACAACCTCACGGATGAATTCCGAGAGCGGAAAATCATGAAGCCCTTTGAATTCGTGTTCGATAACATCGACAGCACGGAAGAGAAGATCTACCTCCCGATTTTCATGACTGAGAATATCTCTGAGTTCTACTACCGAAAGAACCCAAAGACGGAAAAGGAAATCATCCTTGCCACCAAGATCTCAGGTATTGAGAACAAGAGTGTTTCGCAGTTCCTGGGGGACATGTACCAGAACGTTAACATCTACGACAATAACATTATCGTTTTCGGAAAGAGCTTTGTTTCGCCGATTTCCGGCCTTGGCTTCACTTTCTATGATTACTACCTGATGGATAGCACCTATATCGAAGGCAAATGGTGTTACCAGATCAAATTCCAACCGAAGCGTAAACAAGAACTGACCTTCACAGGCGATATGTGGGTAAACGACACTACCTACGCCGTGAAACAAGTTGAAGCAACGATTGCGGAAGACGCGAACATCAACTTCATCAATAAACTCAAGGTCCGCCAAGAGTACAACGAGGTACAAAAGGAGGTCTGGATGCTCACACGAGATGAGCTTCTAGTAGACTTCAACCTGACCGAGAAGACCATGGGCTTCTACGGAAGAAAAACTACGACCTACAGAGACTTCCAGATCAACGAAGCCAGAGAAGACGACTTCTACAAGGGCATCTCTGATATCATCGTGGAAGAAAATGCGACGGAACAAGGCGAAGAATTCTGGGACGACCGACGGCATATTGAACTGACGGATAACGAGAAGAGCGTCTATCAAATGGTTGACTCCATCAAGACGGTCCCCCAGTTCCGAACCATTGCTGATGTGATTTCCCTCTTTGTCTCCGGCTACTACGTGCGCGGGAACTTTGAGTATGGACCTTACTTCACCTTGTACAGCTTCAACCCGGTTGAAGGACATCGCTTCAGAGTGGGTGGACGAACAAGCAACGACTTTTCTAAACGCGTATTGATTGAAGGATACACGGCCTACGGCTTGCGTGACCGTCGATTCAAGTACGGCGGAGGCATCACCTGGATGCTTTCCAAGCAACCGCGGATGGTCTTCGGTATCTCTGGAAAAGAAGATGTGGAACAGTTAGGACAAGCTCCTGGGGCCTTTCAACAAGACAACGTCCTCTCGAGTATCTTCCGGCGGAACCCTGCGAATAAGTTGACCAATGTGGTCGAAGCCAAGAGCTACTTCGAACGAGAGTGGTTCTATGGCTTGTCTAATAAGATTGTATTCACTCACCGCACGCTTTCTCCATTGGGTGCGCTGCGTTATGAGCGACTAAACGACATTCGACAAATAGAGCCAGTAGACAATCTGACGACCGCAGAATTGACCTTCTATACACGATTCGCTTACAAGGAGAAATTCCTCAGTGGTGAATTCGACCGTGTTTCACTCGGCACGAAATACCCGACGCTCGAGGTAGCGTATACCCTCGGACTAAAGGACGTGATCAATAGCGACTACGAATACCAAAAATTGGTAGTCCGAGTGAAAGACAAGGTCCGATTTGGTCCTCTTGGTTATGCTCGAATTTGGGCAGAGGCAGGACGCTACTGGGGACAGCTACCTTATCCGTTGTTGCAATTGCATCAGGGTAACGAGACCTTCTTTTACGACGAAACGGCATTCAACACGATGAACTTCTTCGAGTTCGTGAGTGACGAATGGGTGAGTGCTTCAATCACTTATCATGCGGATGGACTCTTCTTGAACCGGATTCCGTTGATGCGTAAACTAAAGTGGCGTGAGGTTGCTACTGTTAAAGGAGTTGTAGGTAATTTTGACCCGAGCAATCAGGAAGAAATGGTACTTCCTCCTGAGACGAACGTGCTCACGAAACCCTACGTCGAAGCAGCCCTAGGGGTGGAGAATATTTTCAAGTTCCTCCGCGTTGATGGTCTGTGGCGATTGTCATACCTCGATAATCCGAACATTGTGAAGTTCGGTATTCGAGCCAAATTCCAGTTCGACTTCTAATGCAGCTGAGAGCAGAGAATATTGTCAAACGATACGGGAAACGCACCGTTGTGAAAGGCGTTTCCATTGAAGTAAATCAAGGAGAGATCGTTGGTCTACTCGGACCAAATGGTGCCGGTAAAACGACGAGCTTCTATATGATCGTAGGCTTGATCAGACCCAACGAAGGCACGGTCTTCATGGACGATCAAGAGATCACCGACGAAGCGATGTACAAACGCGCCAAACTAGGGGTAGGTTACCTCCCGCAGGAAGCAAGTGTATTCCGTAAGCTGAGTGTTGAAGACAACATCATGGCCATCTTGGAGATGACTGAGCTCAACCGCCAAGAACGCAAAGACCGACTGGAACAACTCCTCAATGAATTTGGTTTGCAGCACGTACGAAAGAACCGTGGTGACTTCCTTTCTGGAGGTGAGCGTCGTAGAACAGAGATCGCACGTGCATTAGCAACTGACCCTAAATTTATCCTTCTCGATGAGCCGTTTGCAGGGGTCGACCCGATTGCAGTTGAAGACATTCAGAAGATTGTTGCTCAGCTGAAAAGAAAGAACATCGGTATTCTGATTACAGACCACAACGTACAAGAAACGTTGTCAATCACAGATCGAGCTTACCTCCTTTTCGAAGGAAACATCCTGAAAGCTGGAACTGCAGAAGAACTAGCTGCAGACGAGCAAGTAAGAAAGGTATATCTGGGTCAGAACTTCGAGCTTAGGAAGCCGAAGGTGTTTGATTGATCGCAGCCATTCGTGCTACGTACTTCCCAATAATATCGAACTCTAGGTTCACTTTTGTTCCCGCCTTAAAGGTGTGGAAATTGGTGTGTTCCCATGTGTAAGGAATGATCGCCACACTGAAATGACCAGGTGAAGAGTCTACCACTGTCAGAGACACTCCATTTACCGTAATACTCCCTTTAGGAACGGTAACATAGCCTTCGTCAACTTTAGTGACTTCGTGCTTCACATACACACGCCAGCTTCCATCTTCTTCCTTCACATCAGTCACCTCACCAACCATGTCAACGTGGCCTTGAACGATATGTCCGTCTAGGCGGCCGCCCATGATCATACAGCGTTCGAGGTTCACTTTATCACCAGAGGCTAATTCACCAACGTTCGTACGAATGATGGTTTCATCAATCGCAGTCACTACGTATTCGTCTCCGTCGATTTTCACCACGGTCAAACACGTACCGTTATGGGCCACGCTTTGATCAATTTGCAGTTCGTCTGTGAAGGGAGATGAAATAGTGAAGTGAAGGTTATCACCTTCGCGTTCTACGCCCTTGACTTCGCCAAGGGCCTCGATAATTCCTGTGAACATGTTACTCTTTAACTGGATTCAAACCGTCGAGCAAGGTAATTGTTCCGGAGAGTTCTTCCACAACAATTCCTTCGAGTCTGATTGTATTGACCCGAGCTATGTAATAATAGGTGCCGTCGGCACAAATCTCACCTGTTTCTTGATCAGTCCCATCCCAAGAAATGAGCGGATCCCTGGTCTCGAAGACTTGTGTTCCCCATCGATTGAAGACGAAGAACTCAACACTTTCAACGAACTTGAACGGGAAGGCCGTGAAGACATCGTTTGAGCCGTCATTGTTTGGTGAGAATACATTCGGCAAGAAGTAAAGCGGACAATTATCGATGCACACGACATTACTAAACTCACTTTCATTGCGTCGGATATCTCCGTTGAGGTCAGGA
Coding sequences within it:
- the tatC gene encoding twin-arginine translocase subunit TatC, whose amino-acid sequence is MSEDKNDMSFLEHLEELRFRLMRSVIAIFVIAIVFFIFKDFVFDEIIFGPRQLDFPSFRAWCKLSDLLGLGERLCVKSIDYKIINTTMLGKFTAHIMVSLIGGFITAFPYVFWEFWRFIKPGLRQTESSAVRGVVFYTALLFFSGVLFGYYGIVPLSLQFLGNYKLADVESTITIMSYMKLVASITLATGIIFQLPIAVYFLSKAGIVTPELLKKFRRHALVAVLVLSAIITPPDLTSQILVAMPVLVLYELSIVISRRVWKKARERDQEFA
- a CDS encoding DUF5686 and carboxypeptidase-like regulatory domain-containing protein; this encodes MALSSFAQKTVVSGKVTDAETGEALPYVNISFVGTKSGTITDFNGNYFLETYYASDSIRASFIGYKPSTKAVKLDQTQVINFELSVSSIALEVAEVTAGDEENPAHPIIRAVQKNRKINNREKLEAYEYELYNKVEFDLNNLTDEFRERKIMKPFEFVFDNIDSTEEKIYLPIFMTENISEFYYRKNPKTEKEIILATKISGIENKSVSQFLGDMYQNVNIYDNNIIVFGKSFVSPISGLGFTFYDYYLMDSTYIEGKWCYQIKFQPKRKQELTFTGDMWVNDTTYAVKQVEATIAEDANINFINKLKVRQEYNEVQKEVWMLTRDELLVDFNLTEKTMGFYGRKTTTYRDFQINEAREDDFYKGISDIIVEENATEQGEEFWDDRRHIELTDNEKSVYQMVDSIKTVPQFRTIADVISLFVSGYYVRGNFEYGPYFTLYSFNPVEGHRFRVGGRTSNDFSKRVLIEGYTAYGLRDRRFKYGGGITWMLSKQPRMVFGISGKEDVEQLGQAPGAFQQDNVLSSIFRRNPANKLTNVVEAKSYFEREWFYGLSNKIVFTHRTLSPLGALRYERLNDIRQIEPVDNLTTAELTFYTRFAYKEKFLSGEFDRVSLGTKYPTLEVAYTLGLKDVINSDYEYQKLVVRVKDKVRFGPLGYARIWAEAGRYWGQLPYPLLQLHQGNETFFYDETAFNTMNFFEFVSDEWVSASITYHADGLFLNRIPLMRKLKWREVATVKGVVGNFDPSNQEEMVLPPETNVLTKPYVEAALGVENIFKFLRVDGLWRLSYLDNPNIVKFGIRAKFQFDF
- the lptB gene encoding LPS export ABC transporter ATP-binding protein, with the translated sequence MQLRAENIVKRYGKRTVVKGVSIEVNQGEIVGLLGPNGAGKTTSFYMIVGLIRPNEGTVFMDDQEITDEAMYKRAKLGVGYLPQEASVFRKLSVEDNIMAILEMTELNRQERKDRLEQLLNEFGLQHVRKNRGDFLSGGERRRTEIARALATDPKFILLDEPFAGVDPIAVEDIQKIVAQLKRKNIGILITDHNVQETLSITDRAYLLFEGNILKAGTAEELAADEQVRKVYLGQNFELRKPKVFD
- a CDS encoding riboflavin synthase, with amino-acid sequence MFTGIIEALGEVKGVEREGDNLHFTISSPFTDELQIDQSVAHNGTCLTVVKIDGDEYVVTAIDETIIRTNVGELASGDKVNLERCMIMGGRLDGHIVQGHVDMVGEVTDVKEEDGSWRVYVKHEVTKVDEGYVTVPKGSITVNGVSLTVVDSSPGHFSVAIIPYTWEHTNFHTFKAGTKVNLEFDIIGKYVARMAAINQTPSAS